The genomic DNA AGCGACGAATGCTGGACGAAAACCTGAACGGCGCCCGACTGCGGCTGGACGCGCTGCAACTGAAAGGGAATTAGCCACAAACGTAAGGCTAATTCCCTTTCAGATTACAGGCTGTAATACATATCGAACTCGACCGGATGCGTCGTCATGCGGAAGCGCGTGACTTCTTCCATCTTCAGTTCCATATATGCATCGAGCATGTCGTCGCTGAAGACGCCGCCCTTGGTGAGGAAGGCGCGATCTTTGTCGAGCGCGGTCAATGCTTCGTCGAGCGAAGCGCACGGATGCGGAATGTCCTTCGCTTCTTCGGGAGCAAGATCGTACAGGTTCTTGTCCATCGGATCGCCGGGATTGATCTTGTTCTGAATGCCATCCAGGCCGGCCATCATCATCGCCGTGAAGGCGAGATATGGATTTGCCGTCGGATCCGGGAAGCGGACCTCGATGCGGCGGGCCTTCGGGCTGTTCACCAGCGGTACGCGCACTGCGGCGGAACGATTGCGCGCGGAATATGCAAGGTTGATCGGCGCTTCGAATCCGGGCACCAGCCGTTTGTAGGAGTTGGTGCTGGGGTTGGTGATCGCGTTCAGCGCTTTGGCGTGCTTGATGATTCCACCGATGTAGTGGATCGCAAGTTCCGACAGTCCGGCATAACCTTCACCCGAGAACAGGTTCTGCTCGCCTTTCCAGATCGACTGGTGGACGTGCATACCGGAGCCGTTATCGCCGACGATCGGCTTGGGCATAAAGGTTGCGGTCTTGCCGTAGCGTGCGGCGACGTTGTGAACGACATATTTCAGGCGCTGCATCCAGTCCGCGCGCTGGACGAGCGGGGCGAACTTTGTGCCGATTTCGTTCTGGCCC from Terriglobia bacterium includes the following:
- the glnA gene encoding type I glutamate--ammonia ligase; this encodes MTPKEVFQLIKDKEVKFVDLRFTDTRGKEQHVSVPVKSFGPDKFESGHFFDGSSIAGWKGIQASDMLLMPDPTSSFMDPFLDQTTLAITCDTIEPSDMKGYDRDPRSIAKRGEAYLKSTGLGDVAYFGPEPEFFIFDAVEWSVDMSGSRSKIFSTEAAWSTGESFDGGNKGHRPAIKGGYFPVPPVDSLQNIRSAMCTTLEQVGVVVEVHHHEVATAGQNEIGTKFAPLVQRADWMQRLKYVVHNVAARYGKTATFMPKPIVGDNGSGMHVHQSIWKGEQNLFSGEGYAGLSELAIHYIGGIIKHAKALNAITNPSTNSYKRLVPGFEAPINLAYSARNRSAAVRVPLVNSPKARRIEVRFPDPTANPYLAFTAMMMAGLDGIQNKINPGDPMDKNLYDLAPEEAKDIPHPCASLDEALTALDKDRAFLTKGGVFSDDMLDAYMELKMEEVTRFRMTTHPVEFDMYYSL